TAAATTTATTATATTGAAGTATTAATTCATTTTTTTAATTTTTCTATCATGAACATCTACGTAGCCAACCTACACTATAGGTTGAACGATGAGGATCTCCACCAGATCTTCAGCGAATTCGGTCAGGTAACCTCAGCTAAAGTCATCAAAGATCACGAAACTGGCCGCTCACGTGGTTTTGCGTTCGTAGAAATGCCAAATCAGGAAGAAGGCGCCAAAGCGATGGAGAGCCTGAATGGCAGCCAGGTTGAAGGCAAACAGCTGA
This genomic interval from Chitinophaga horti contains the following:
- a CDS encoding RNA recognition motif domain-containing protein; amino-acid sequence: MNIYVANLHYRLNDEDLHQIFSEFGQVTSAKVIKDHETGRSRGFAFVEMPNQEEGAKAMESLNGSQVEGKQLTVNEARPKAPGSGGGGNRGGGGGNRGGGGYGGPRDRRY